A part of Streptomyces sp. NBC_00557 genomic DNA contains:
- a CDS encoding TetR family transcriptional regulator codes for MSSSSAAPAEKPSMREALVSAAFRLFLERGYEQTTVDDIVALAGVGRRSFFRYFPSKEDVVFPDHERCLADMTAFLAASDEEHEPVRRVCDAARLVLRMYAENPTFSVQRYRLTKKVPGLRAYELSVVWRYERALAEYLRGRFAGRPDGTLQADVIAAAVVAAHNNALRSWLRSDGVGDAGAAVDRALGYVQREFGHTAGPAAPPVGVHPLPGGEGDRPDDVVVLVSRRDAPLWRVVQELKAVLGRA; via the coding sequence ATGAGCTCCAGCAGCGCGGCGCCGGCCGAGAAGCCCTCGATGCGGGAGGCCCTCGTCTCGGCGGCCTTCCGGCTCTTCCTGGAACGCGGATACGAGCAGACCACGGTGGACGACATCGTGGCCCTGGCCGGGGTCGGCCGGCGTTCGTTCTTCCGCTACTTCCCCTCCAAGGAGGACGTGGTCTTCCCCGACCACGAGCGCTGCCTGGCCGACATGACCGCCTTCCTCGCCGCGAGCGACGAGGAGCACGAGCCGGTGCGGCGGGTGTGCGACGCGGCCCGGCTGGTGCTGCGGATGTACGCGGAGAACCCGACGTTCTCCGTGCAGCGCTACCGCCTCACCAAGAAGGTGCCGGGCCTGCGGGCCTACGAGCTGTCGGTGGTGTGGCGCTACGAGCGCGCGCTCGCCGAGTATCTGCGCGGCCGGTTCGCGGGCCGGCCCGACGGGACGCTGCAGGCGGACGTCATCGCGGCGGCGGTCGTGGCCGCGCACAACAACGCCCTGCGCTCCTGGCTGCGTTCGGACGGCGTGGGGGACGCGGGCGCCGCCGTGGACCGCGCTCTCGGGTATGTGCAGCGGGAGTTCGGGCACACCGCCGGGCCCGCCGCGCCGCCGGTCGGCGTCCATCCGCTGCCGGGCGGGGAAGGCGACCGTCCCGACGACGTGGTGGTGCTCGTCTCCCGCCGGGACGCTCCGCTGTGGCGCGTGGTGCAGGAGCTGAAAGCGGTCCTCGGGCGCGCCTGA
- a CDS encoding Zn-ribbon domain-containing OB-fold protein encodes MYQYSANASHPAAGSAAGVLDPVSADTRDALVFQRCTWCGTAMYHRLLCPVCQGSELRTERSEGVGTVRHSTVVHRNTPAARNVSLIEMAEGFVVRGRVMGPPIGIHSGDRVRLSTAQDPVRGEPVFQLLDEPYRGAWT; translated from the coding sequence GTGTACCAGTACTCAGCAAACGCATCGCATCCGGCGGCCGGCTCCGCGGCGGGTGTCCTCGACCCCGTCTCCGCGGACACCAGGGACGCCCTCGTCTTCCAGCGCTGCACCTGGTGCGGCACCGCGATGTACCACCGGCTGCTGTGTCCGGTGTGCCAGGGCAGCGAGCTGCGCACGGAGCGCAGCGAGGGCGTCGGCACGGTCCGGCACTCCACCGTGGTGCACCGCAACACCCCCGCGGCACGCAACGTGTCGCTGATCGAGATGGCCGAGGGGTTCGTCGTACGGGGCCGGGTCATGGGCCCGCCGATCGGCATCCACAGCGGCGACCGCGTCCGGCTGTCCACCGCCCAGGATCCGGTGCGCGGCGAGCCCGTCTTCCAGCTGCTGGACGAGCCGTACCGGGGCGCCTGGACCTGA
- a CDS encoding PPOX class F420-dependent oxidoreductase yields the protein MDDTRLDRLGSGKYLLVTSYRKNGAPVATPVWVVRDGDGLGVWTAADSFKVKRIRRRADVLVGPCDLRGNPTGDQVPATAEITDAATTARYRNLIARKYGILGRLTLLGSRLRRGLDGTVGIRVTLAD from the coding sequence ATGGACGACACGCGGCTGGACCGGCTCGGCTCCGGCAAGTACCTGCTGGTGACCAGCTACCGCAAGAACGGCGCCCCGGTCGCCACCCCCGTGTGGGTGGTCCGCGACGGGGACGGCCTCGGCGTCTGGACCGCCGCCGACAGCTTCAAGGTCAAGCGGATCCGCCGCCGCGCGGACGTCCTGGTCGGCCCCTGCGACCTGCGCGGCAACCCCACCGGCGACCAGGTCCCGGCCACCGCGGAGATCACCGACGCCGCCACCACCGCCCGCTACCGGAACCTGATCGCCCGCAAGTACGGCATCCTCGGCCGCCTCACCCTGCTGGGCAGCCGGCTGCGCCGCGGGCTGGACGGCACGGTGGGCATCCGCGTGACGCTCGCGGACTGA
- a CDS encoding MalY/PatB family protein, whose amino-acid sequence MTDIPHVTPGEPGPLQALGLEQLRRRTSMKWRTYPEDVLPLWVAEMDVPLAEPVVSAVTGALALGDTGYPAGTAYAEALAAFAAERWDWDGIAVERTAIVPDVMLGVVEMIKLVTGPGDPVIVNPPVYPPFFQFVAHMDRRVAEAPLGAGGRLDLAALEQAFREAGAGSGRAAFLLCSPHNPTGTVHTAEELAAVAALAERYGVRVVADEIHAPLVAPGVAFVPYLSVPGAERGLSLMSASKGWNLAGLKAALALAGPKAAPDLDRLPEEVSHGPSHVGVIAHTAALREATDWLDALLAGLQANRRLLTALLAEHLPAVRPYPAEATYLAWLDCRALGLGDDPAQVFLDRGRVALSSGLPFGTGGAGHVRLNLATSPEILTEGVRRMAAALK is encoded by the coding sequence ATGACCGACATCCCGCACGTCACGCCCGGTGAACCCGGCCCGCTGCAGGCGCTCGGCCTGGAGCAGCTGCGCCGCCGTACGAGCATGAAATGGCGCACCTACCCCGAGGACGTACTGCCGCTGTGGGTGGCCGAGATGGACGTCCCGCTCGCCGAACCCGTCGTCAGCGCCGTGACCGGTGCGCTCGCCCTCGGCGACACCGGATACCCGGCCGGCACCGCCTACGCCGAGGCCCTGGCCGCCTTCGCCGCCGAGCGCTGGGACTGGGACGGCATCGCCGTCGAGCGCACCGCGATCGTTCCGGACGTGATGCTCGGCGTGGTCGAGATGATCAAGCTGGTCACCGGGCCCGGCGATCCGGTGATCGTCAATCCGCCGGTGTATCCGCCGTTCTTCCAGTTCGTCGCCCACATGGACCGCCGGGTGGCCGAAGCCCCGCTCGGCGCCGGCGGGCGACTCGACCTCGCTGCCCTGGAGCAGGCGTTCCGCGAGGCGGGCGCGGGGTCCGGGCGCGCCGCATTCCTGCTGTGCAGCCCGCACAACCCCACCGGCACCGTGCACACCGCCGAGGAACTGGCCGCCGTCGCCGCCCTCGCCGAACGGTACGGCGTCCGCGTCGTCGCCGACGAGATCCACGCCCCGCTCGTCGCCCCGGGCGTCGCCTTCGTGCCGTATCTGAGCGTGCCCGGCGCCGAGCGCGGCCTGTCGCTGATGTCGGCCTCCAAGGGCTGGAACCTGGCCGGGCTCAAGGCCGCCCTCGCCCTCGCCGGCCCGAAGGCGGCACCCGACCTCGACCGGCTCCCCGAGGAGGTGAGTCACGGCCCCAGCCACGTCGGCGTCATCGCCCACACCGCCGCCCTGCGCGAGGCCACCGACTGGCTGGACGCCCTGCTCGCCGGGCTGCAGGCCAACCGGCGCCTGCTCACCGCCCTCCTCGCCGAGCACCTGCCCGCGGTCCGCCCGTACCCGGCCGAGGCCACCTATCTGGCCTGGCTCGACTGCCGCGCCCTCGGCCTCGGCGACGACCCGGCCCAGGTCTTCCTCGACCGCGGCCGGGTCGCGCTCAGTTCGGGCCTGCCCTTCGGCACCGGCGGCGCCGGGCACGTACGGCTGAACCTGGCGACCTCGCCCGAGATCCTCACCGAAGGGGTACGGCGCATGGCGGCGGCCCTGAAGTGA
- a CDS encoding S1 family peptidase: MRHARRRIVRRVTRLTAVAGLLLGGAMVTQAAMASEPPPAAARPLASASGSGAGGTGAALVARLGTARTAGDWIGADGRPVVAVTDEAAAREVRHAGAEAKVVRHSMDELKSATAALRSAPRVAGTAWAVDYRTNRVVVSADSTVSAGDWSRLSHVAARIGSFVRMERTKGTFTTRLNGAQPILSTGGRCSAGFNVTDGRSDFILTAGHCGPAGSIWFADGQGGRQLGRTVSSTFPGNDFSLVQYASGRAGDGADVVAIGGGNGVRITGVADAAVGQRVFRSGSTSGLHDGTVTALNATVNYPEGTVTGLIQTTVCAEPGDSGGPLFSNGIALGVTSGGNGDCTTGGTTFFQPVTRALSALNVKLIVSAKNAGGGAPSASPAPSASAAQGAMAPNAASPGSAAPVTGAAGRTLLARLTDTRNVGPGLLVIAGSLIALVATRYIRAEQDRKAYQRYYSATWG; encoded by the coding sequence ATGCGGCACGCACGACGACGGATCGTCCGGCGGGTGACCCGCCTGACGGCGGTCGCCGGACTCCTCCTGGGTGGCGCGATGGTCACCCAGGCGGCCATGGCGAGCGAGCCACCGCCGGCCGCCGCCAGACCGCTCGCCTCCGCGTCCGGATCCGGCGCCGGGGGCACGGGGGCCGCGCTGGTGGCGCGGCTCGGCACGGCACGCACGGCGGGCGACTGGATCGGCGCGGACGGCCGGCCGGTCGTCGCGGTGACCGACGAGGCGGCGGCCCGTGAGGTACGGCACGCGGGAGCCGAGGCGAAGGTCGTGCGGCACAGCATGGACGAGCTCAAGTCGGCGACGGCCGCGCTGCGTTCGGCTCCGCGCGTGGCGGGCACCGCCTGGGCGGTGGACTACCGCACCAACCGGGTCGTGGTCAGCGCGGACAGCACGGTGTCCGCGGGCGACTGGTCCAGGCTGAGCCACGTGGCGGCGCGGATCGGGAGCTTCGTGCGGATGGAGCGGACGAAGGGCACGTTCACCACGCGCCTGAACGGCGCCCAGCCGATCCTGTCGACCGGGGGGCGCTGTTCGGCCGGGTTCAATGTGACCGACGGGCGCAGCGACTTCATCCTCACGGCCGGTCACTGCGGTCCCGCGGGATCCATCTGGTTCGCGGACGGCCAGGGCGGCCGGCAGCTCGGCCGGACGGTGAGCAGCACCTTCCCCGGCAACGACTTCTCGCTCGTGCAGTACGCCTCCGGCCGGGCCGGTGACGGCGCCGACGTCGTCGCGATCGGCGGCGGCAACGGCGTGCGGATCACGGGCGTCGCCGACGCGGCGGTGGGGCAGCGGGTGTTCCGCAGCGGCAGCACCAGCGGCCTGCACGACGGAACGGTGACCGCGCTGAACGCGACCGTCAACTACCCGGAGGGCACGGTCACCGGGCTGATCCAGACCACGGTGTGCGCCGAGCCCGGCGACAGCGGCGGGCCGCTGTTCTCCAACGGGATCGCGCTCGGTGTGACCTCGGGCGGCAACGGCGACTGCACCACGGGCGGGACGACGTTCTTCCAGCCGGTGACGCGGGCACTGTCGGCGCTGAACGTCAAGCTCATCGTGTCGGCGAAGAACGCCGGCGGCGGCGCCCCGAGCGCCTCCCCCGCGCCGTCCGCCTCGGCCGCCCAGGGCGCGATGGCGCCGAACGCGGCGTCGCCGGGGTCCGCGGCGCCGGTGACCGGCGCCGCGGGGCGGACGCTGCTGGCACGGCTGACGGACACCCGGAACGTCGGTCCCGGGCTGCTGGTCATCGCGGGCAGTCTGATCGCGCTCGTCGCGACCCGCTACATACGCGCCGAGCAGGACCGCAAGGCCTATCAGCGGTACTACTCGGCGACCTGGGGCTGA
- a CDS encoding L,D-transpeptidase family protein, producing the protein MGDIRRRGVVVLGVTGLVAPLTLAFTAAPAQAASCTTQTGPYQKQVEKFLGRPVDGKQSAADCKAIKAFQDKHGITPDIGYAGPVTWGVMDLMNKQKAVGSNPNKDGACPVNKGRIACVNLTLQLSWVQDGKKLVYGPVPVRTGRKGYTTRTGLKKIYWRDIDHVSSVYNVPMPYSQFFDGGQAFHSVNLSMWNPPGSHGCVNMTTKDAKAYWSLLRNGDDVFVYGRKPGT; encoded by the coding sequence GTGGGGGACATACGCAGACGGGGTGTCGTCGTGCTGGGGGTCACGGGGCTGGTGGCGCCGCTCACGCTCGCCTTCACCGCCGCACCGGCCCAGGCCGCGAGCTGCACCACGCAGACGGGGCCGTACCAGAAGCAGGTGGAGAAGTTCCTCGGCCGGCCGGTCGACGGCAAGCAGTCCGCAGCCGACTGCAAGGCCATCAAGGCCTTCCAGGACAAACACGGCATCACGCCCGACATCGGCTACGCCGGCCCCGTCACCTGGGGCGTGATGGATCTCATGAACAAGCAGAAGGCCGTGGGGAGCAACCCCAACAAGGACGGCGCGTGCCCGGTGAACAAGGGCCGGATCGCCTGTGTGAACCTCACGCTCCAGCTGAGCTGGGTCCAGGACGGCAAGAAGCTCGTCTACGGACCGGTGCCCGTGCGCACCGGCCGCAAGGGGTACACGACCCGCACCGGCCTGAAGAAGATCTACTGGCGGGACATCGACCACGTCTCCAGCGTCTACAACGTGCCGATGCCCTACAGCCAGTTCTTCGACGGCGGCCAGGCCTTCCACTCGGTCAACCTCAGCATGTGGAACCCGCCGGGCTCGCACGGCTGCGTCAACATGACGACCAAGGACGCCAAGGCGTACTGGTCCCTGCTGAGGAACGGCGACGACGTCTTCGTCTACGGCCGCAAGCCGGGCACCTGA
- a CDS encoding SDR family NAD(P)-dependent oxidoreductase, translating into MTDHTRFAEHGVLVTGAARGIGAAVARRIAEEGGRVLVTDRDLPEAERTAADLRRQGLAAEALACEVADRASVEAAVAHAVAAFGSLDVLVNCAAHCTPDVPLFEDDPDEAWALDLDVTLTGAYRCCRAALPHLAASGRGAIVGIGSVNGLQDFGNHAYSAAKAGLGSLTRTLAGHAAARGVRVNLVVPGTVRTSAWEGRDAELEALRDLYPLGRVGEPEDIAAAVAFLASRDAAWITGTTLVVDGGLTAVNTGFHTALRRP; encoded by the coding sequence ATGACCGATCACACCCGCTTCGCGGAACACGGAGTTCTCGTCACCGGTGCGGCCCGCGGCATCGGCGCCGCCGTCGCACGCAGGATCGCCGAGGAGGGCGGCCGGGTCCTGGTCACCGACCGGGACCTGCCCGAGGCCGAGCGAACCGCCGCGGACCTGCGCCGCCAGGGGCTTGCCGCCGAGGCGCTGGCGTGCGAGGTCGCCGACCGCGCCTCGGTGGAGGCGGCCGTCGCCCACGCCGTCGCCGCGTTCGGCTCCCTCGACGTCCTGGTCAACTGCGCCGCCCACTGCACCCCGGACGTGCCGCTCTTCGAGGACGACCCCGACGAGGCCTGGGCGCTCGACCTCGACGTCACCCTCACCGGCGCCTACCGCTGCTGCCGCGCCGCCCTGCCCCACCTCGCCGCCTCCGGACGCGGCGCGATCGTCGGCATCGGTTCCGTCAACGGGCTGCAGGACTTCGGCAACCACGCCTACAGCGCCGCCAAGGCCGGCCTCGGCTCGCTCACCCGCACCCTCGCCGGGCACGCCGCGGCCCGGGGCGTGCGGGTGAACCTCGTGGTGCCGGGCACCGTCCGCACCTCGGCGTGGGAGGGCCGCGACGCCGAGCTCGAAGCCCTCCGTGACCTCTATCCGCTCGGCCGGGTCGGCGAGCCGGAGGACATCGCCGCCGCGGTCGCCTTCCTCGCCTCCCGCGACGCCGCCTGGATCACCGGCACCACGCTGGTCGTCGACGGCGGGCTCACCGCGGTCAACACCGGCTTCCACACGGCCCTGCGACGCCCCTGA
- a CDS encoding MBL fold metallo-hydrolase, translated as MTVRIERLVTSGQFTLDGGTWDVENNVWIVGDEREVIVIDAAHDAEAIARAVDDRRLTAIVCTHAHNDHVNAAPELAERTGATIWLHPDDLPLWKMTHPHRDPDRHLLDGQVIEAAGADLTVIHTPGHAPGAVCLYDPALGTVFTGDTLFQGGPGATGRTYSHFPTIIESIRDRLLTLPPETKVLTGHGDPTTIGAEAPHLEEWIRRGH; from the coding sequence ATGACCGTGCGCATCGAACGCCTCGTCACCAGCGGGCAGTTCACCCTCGACGGCGGCACCTGGGACGTCGAGAACAACGTGTGGATCGTCGGCGACGAACGGGAGGTGATCGTCATCGACGCCGCCCACGACGCCGAGGCCATCGCCCGCGCCGTCGACGACCGGCGGCTGACCGCCATCGTGTGCACCCACGCCCACAACGACCACGTCAACGCCGCACCCGAACTCGCCGAGCGCACCGGCGCCACCATCTGGCTGCACCCGGACGACCTGCCGCTGTGGAAGATGACCCACCCGCACCGCGACCCCGACCGGCACCTGCTGGACGGCCAGGTCATCGAGGCGGCCGGCGCCGACCTGACCGTGATCCACACCCCGGGACACGCCCCCGGCGCGGTCTGCCTGTACGACCCGGCGCTGGGCACCGTCTTCACCGGGGACACCCTCTTCCAGGGCGGGCCGGGCGCCACCGGACGCACCTACTCCCACTTCCCGACGATCATCGAGTCCATCCGCGACAGGCTCCTCACCCTGCCGCCGGAGACGAAGGTCCTCACCGGCCACGGCGACCCCACCACCATCGGCGCCGAGGCACCGCACCTGGAGGAGTGGATCAGGCGCGGACACTGA
- a CDS encoding S-(hydroxymethyl)mycothiol dehydrogenase — MAQEVRGVIAPGKDQPVRVETIVVPDPGPGEAVVRVQACGVCHTDLHYKQGGISDDFPFLLGHEAAGVVEAVGEGVTDVAPGDFVILNWRAVCGSCRACLRGRPWYCFNTHNAQQRMTLADGTELSPALGIGAFAEKTLVAAGQCTKVDPAVSPEVAGLLGCGVMAGIGAAINTGNVGRGDSVAVIGCGGVGCAAVAGSRLAGAAKIIAVDIDDRKLEAAGKLGATHTVNSRNTDPVEAIRELTGGFGADVVIEAVGRPETYKQAFYARDLAGTVVLVGVPTPEMQLELPLLDVFGRGGALKSSWYGDCLPTRDFPMLIDLHLQGRLPLDAFVTETVRLDEVEKAFERMHQGDVLRSVVVF; from the coding sequence ATGGCGCAGGAAGTACGCGGCGTGATCGCACCGGGAAAGGACCAGCCCGTACGGGTCGAGACGATCGTCGTGCCGGACCCCGGCCCCGGCGAGGCCGTCGTACGCGTCCAGGCCTGCGGTGTCTGTCATACCGATCTGCACTACAAGCAGGGCGGCATCTCGGACGACTTCCCCTTCCTCCTCGGCCATGAGGCCGCCGGTGTCGTCGAGGCGGTCGGCGAGGGGGTCACCGACGTGGCGCCCGGTGACTTCGTGATCCTCAACTGGCGTGCGGTGTGCGGGAGTTGCCGCGCCTGTCTGCGCGGCCGGCCCTGGTACTGCTTCAACACGCACAACGCGCAGCAGAGGATGACCCTGGCCGACGGCACCGAGCTGTCGCCCGCGCTGGGCATCGGCGCCTTCGCCGAGAAGACCCTCGTGGCGGCGGGCCAGTGCACCAAGGTTGACCCGGCGGTCTCCCCGGAGGTCGCCGGGCTGCTGGGCTGCGGGGTGATGGCCGGCATCGGCGCCGCCATCAACACCGGGAACGTCGGCCGGGGCGACTCCGTCGCCGTGATCGGCTGCGGCGGCGTCGGCTGCGCGGCCGTGGCCGGGTCCCGCCTCGCCGGCGCGGCGAAGATCATCGCGGTGGACATCGACGACCGCAAGCTGGAGGCCGCCGGGAAGCTGGGCGCCACCCACACGGTCAACTCCAGGAACACCGACCCTGTCGAGGCGATCCGCGAGCTGACCGGCGGCTTCGGCGCCGACGTCGTCATCGAGGCCGTCGGCCGCCCCGAGACGTACAAGCAGGCCTTCTACGCCCGCGACCTCGCCGGCACCGTGGTCCTGGTCGGCGTCCCCACACCCGAGATGCAGCTCGAACTGCCCCTGCTCGACGTCTTCGGCCGCGGCGGCGCCCTGAAGTCCTCCTGGTACGGCGACTGCCTGCCGACCCGCGACTTCCCCATGCTGATCGACCTGCACCTCCAGGGCCGGCTGCCGCTCGACGCGTTCGTCACCGAGACCGTCCGACTGGACGAGGTGGAGAAGGCGTTCGAGCGGATGCACCAGGGTGACGTGCTCCGCTCGGTGGTGGTGTTCTGA
- a CDS encoding nuclear transport factor 2 family protein has product MGTQTGSAFDIETLRRGIEGTTGNTLLSLYADDAEIRIVDHEHQPSHPTVLRGRSEIAQLLHDVYNRDMTHRLDQCVVQGDHAAFSESCQYGDGTRVLAESMITLRDGKIANQLIIQAWDE; this is encoded by the coding sequence ATGGGCACGCAAACAGGTTCCGCCTTCGACATCGAGACACTGCGCCGCGGCATAGAAGGGACCACCGGCAACACCCTTCTGTCGCTGTACGCCGACGACGCGGAGATCCGTATCGTCGACCACGAACACCAGCCCAGCCATCCCACCGTGCTGCGCGGCCGGAGTGAGATCGCCCAGTTGCTGCACGACGTGTACAACCGCGACATGACGCACCGGCTGGACCAGTGCGTCGTGCAGGGCGACCACGCCGCGTTCAGCGAGTCCTGCCAGTACGGGGACGGTACCCGTGTCCTGGCCGAGTCGATGATCACGTTGCGCGACGGCAAGATAGCCAACCAGTTGATCATCCAGGCCTGGGACGAGTAG
- a CDS encoding glycosyltransferase — MSAGSRGDAAPYTGLGHRLAEAGHEVALVTHARFEPLVAGSGIRFHALPVDPRAELESPRGRGLHRSTGGVGKLLRVVDLARRLVGRMTEDLLAAARDAEVLLLSASLAPLGHAIAEGLRVPSMGVYLQPLAATREFAPPVLGGGSWGGAANRLAGHGVALAVEHVFAAAVPGVRARLGLPPVRTGAARRARERQDWPVHHGFSPLVVPRPADWRTGLTVGGYWWPYDTESRLPDPLEEFLDAGPAPVFVGLGSATVPDAARLGAQLVAALRRAGLRGVIQRGWAGLAATGEDMLTVDDVPHALLFPRMAAVVHHAGAGTTAAGLRAGVPAVPVPVQFDAGFWSARLVALGVAPDVVPLRRLTVDALAAALVRATREPAYRERARSLGARIRGEDGAAPVLAALDRLGG, encoded by the coding sequence ATGTCGGCAGGGTCCCGGGGCGACGCGGCCCCCTACACCGGTCTGGGCCACCGGCTCGCCGAGGCCGGGCACGAGGTCGCGCTGGTCACCCACGCCCGCTTCGAGCCGCTGGTGGCGGGCTCCGGCATACGGTTCCACGCGCTGCCGGTGGATCCGCGGGCGGAGCTGGAGTCACCGCGCGGACGGGGCCTGCACCGCAGTACCGGCGGCGTCGGCAAGCTGCTGCGGGTGGTGGACCTGGCGCGGCGGCTGGTCGGGCGGATGACCGAGGACCTGCTCGCCGCGGCCCGGGACGCCGAGGTGCTGCTGCTGTCCGCCTCGCTGGCCCCGCTCGGGCACGCGATCGCCGAGGGGCTGCGGGTGCCGAGCATGGGCGTCTATCTGCAGCCTCTCGCGGCGACAAGGGAGTTCGCGCCGCCGGTGCTCGGCGGCGGCAGCTGGGGCGGGGCGGCCAACCGGCTCGCCGGACACGGTGTCGCCCTCGCCGTGGAGCACGTCTTCGCGGCCGCAGTGCCCGGTGTGCGAGCCCGTCTGGGACTGCCCCCGGTGCGCACCGGCGCCGCACGGCGGGCCCGGGAACGGCAGGACTGGCCGGTGCACCACGGGTTCAGTCCCCTGGTGGTGCCCCGGCCGGCGGACTGGCGGACCGGTCTGACGGTCGGCGGCTACTGGTGGCCGTACGACACCGAGAGCCGGCTCCCCGACCCCCTGGAGGAGTTCCTGGACGCCGGTCCGGCGCCGGTCTTCGTCGGGCTGGGCAGCGCCACCGTGCCGGATGCGGCCCGGCTCGGCGCGCAGCTGGTGGCGGCACTGCGGCGGGCCGGGCTGCGCGGGGTGATCCAGCGCGGCTGGGCCGGGCTCGCGGCCACCGGGGAGGACATGCTGACCGTCGACGACGTACCCCACGCGCTGCTGTTCCCGCGGATGGCCGCGGTGGTCCATCACGCGGGCGCCGGGACGACCGCGGCGGGACTGCGCGCGGGGGTGCCTGCCGTGCCGGTGCCGGTGCAGTTCGACGCGGGGTTCTGGTCCGCCCGGCTGGTCGCGCTGGGCGTCGCCCCGGACGTCGTGCCGTTGCGCCGCCTCACCGTGGACGCGCTGGCCGCGGCGCTGGTGCGGGCCACGCGTGAGCCGGCGTACCGGGAGCGGGCGCGGTCGCTCGGCGCGCGCATCCGCGGCGAGGACGGCGCCGCACCCGTGCTGGCGGCGCTGGACCGGCTCGGCGGGTGA
- a CDS encoding alcohol dehydrogenase, producing MSSYRVAQVTTAGGPFGLVEREVPQPGPRQVRIAVDACGICHSDTLFVNAGLPGVTFPEVPGHEIAGRVEALGEGIEDWGYQVGDRVAVGWFGGSCGHCTSCRKGDFITCANLKVPGWAYDGGFGEKVIAPVDALARIPDALSAADAGPMACAGVTTYNGLRRSSAHPGDLVAVLGIGGLGHLGVQYAATMGFETVAIARGPEKADFAKQLGAHHYVDSTSGTPVGEALQSLGGASVVLATAGNSQAIAATVDGLAPRGELVVIGADPEPLGISPVQLLMSGRIARGHPSGTSQDVQDTMEFSALHNIRPMTETVPLDDAQAAYQKMLSGAARFRMVLTNG from the coding sequence ATGAGTAGCTATCGCGTCGCGCAGGTGACGACCGCGGGCGGACCGTTCGGACTGGTCGAGCGGGAGGTGCCGCAGCCCGGGCCCCGCCAGGTGCGGATCGCCGTCGACGCCTGCGGGATCTGCCACAGCGACACCCTCTTCGTGAACGCCGGCCTGCCGGGCGTGACCTTCCCCGAAGTTCCCGGGCACGAGATCGCGGGCCGCGTCGAGGCGCTCGGCGAGGGGATTGAGGACTGGGGATACCAGGTCGGCGACCGGGTCGCGGTCGGCTGGTTCGGCGGCAGCTGCGGCCACTGCACGTCCTGCCGCAAGGGCGACTTCATCACGTGCGCCAACCTCAAGGTCCCCGGGTGGGCCTACGACGGGGGCTTCGGCGAGAAGGTCATCGCGCCCGTCGACGCCCTCGCCCGGATCCCCGACGCGCTCTCGGCGGCCGACGCCGGGCCGATGGCCTGCGCCGGCGTGACCACGTACAACGGGCTGCGGCGCAGCTCCGCCCACCCGGGGGACCTGGTCGCGGTGCTCGGCATCGGCGGCCTCGGCCACCTCGGGGTGCAGTACGCGGCGACGATGGGCTTCGAGACCGTGGCGATCGCCCGCGGCCCGGAGAAGGCCGACTTCGCCAAGCAGCTGGGCGCCCACCACTATGTCGACAGCACCTCCGGCACCCCGGTCGGCGAGGCCCTGCAGTCCCTGGGCGGCGCCAGCGTCGTGCTGGCCACCGCCGGGAACTCCCAGGCCATCGCGGCCACCGTGGACGGACTGGCGCCGCGCGGCGAACTCGTGGTGATCGGCGCGGATCCCGAGCCGCTGGGCATCAGCCCGGTCCAGCTGCTGATGAGCGGCCGGATCGCGCGCGGCCACCCGTCCGGCACCTCGCAGGACGTGCAGGACACCATGGAGTTCAGCGCCCTGCACAACATCCGCCCGATGACCGAGACCGTACCGCTGGACGACGCGCAGGCGGCCTACCAGAAGATGCTCTCCGGCGCCGCCCGCTTCCGCATGGTGCTCACCAACGGCTGA